The sequence below is a genomic window from Uranotaenia lowii strain MFRU-FL chromosome 2, ASM2978415v1, whole genome shotgun sequence.
GTGGGCCATTTCCGCGAGCATGGCATAGGCCATTACATCCACCCGCCGGTTGACTTCTGCCAGCTGACTGTTTTCCATTTTCTGTTCCGCAGTAAGTTTCTCACATTCCTTACGCTTCTGAACGCCATTTTTGTACTCGTTGAGAGCATCCGGGAAAGTACCCAGCAGTCCCCGGTAGATATGCAATCGATCCGAGAACGGAATGAAATCGTGCTTCGGCTGGTCCGCAAACATTTGTCCTACGTTAATGAAGACGCCAGCGGCTTGGCCAACGGAATTCGAAAGACTAACGCTGGTTGCTTGACGTCGTTCGTCAATCTCCAGGGCACGGGCAAGTTCCGAGAGACCTTCGCCAATCCGTTGGTAGTCCTGCTTCCATTGGGTTTGGAATTTTTTGGTCTCATCgctgcaaatttggaacagggtTTTCACAGCAGAGTTCATCTGAGGTACGAACATGGTACACGCGTCGATTTGCGGATCCACCTGGGATGGAAGTAGATTTTTATCCGGCGGGAAAATCGATGCACAGAATGTGGTTCCCACGAGCGGGTCTTTTTCGGCGGATCGTTTTCCCGTTTTCCACTTCTTCTCATCGGTGCAGGTTAGAAAATGCATCCAAACGGCACAGGTCGACAGGACCGGATGCCGACACATCCAATCGACGAATTCCTGCAGCTGCACCCGCCTATGCTCGACGAACTCTTCGTCGTAACGACCGGAAATTTGCTTATCGGGCAGGGGCGGTATGGGTATCAGGCAAAATTTGTCCACCAGCCGTTCGTGTAGCCAATCGAAATGTTTGTAACGACGGGAAACCGGAATGTTGTTGAACGAGGGTGTCAGCTGGTAAGCGATAAAGCTTTTGAGGCCATTGAACTTCTTCTCCTTCTTCGGGGAATCGACAGTCACTGTGTAGCCATCGCGCATCGGCTTCCAAATGATACCGTTCTCAGTTTGCAGAACCTGCACCCGGTCCGCTTCCGAAACCGCAGGAACGCTCAAACCCATCAGATACGCATCCCCGGTTTTGGAAAATATCTTTGTCGACGATGTGGTCCTTCGCGTGCTTCCCGTTGCGGTCGATGCCAGGGACATCGTATCGCCATCGCCCGGGG
It includes:
- the LOC129747506 gene encoding sorting nexin lst-4, producing the protein MSRVRVLYDFSAEPNSAELTITVDEILTVTNPNVGEGWWEGTNSRGQRGLFPAAYVEVVPNNTGPPKMPPPPLAAPQPVAKQQQPPSSAPQGPRYDQTADDWGDQQDDWEDDWDDDNETYSEIGPSSGGGGGGSGPAKANNNQNGNFQSSYYANANLPAPPPGDGDTMSLASTATGSTRRTTSSTKIFSKTGDAYLMGLSVPAVSEADRVQVLQTENGIIWKPMRDGYTVTVDSPKKEKKFNGLKSFIAYQLTPSFNNIPVSRRYKHFDWLHERLVDKFCLIPIPPLPDKQISGRYDEEFVEHRRVQLQEFVDWMCRHPVLSTCAVWMHFLTCTDEKKWKTGKRSAEKDPLVGTTFCASIFPPDKNLLPSQVDPQIDACTMFVPQMNSAVKTLFQICSDETKKFQTQWKQDYQRIGEGLSELARALEIDERRQATSVSLSNSVGQAAGVFINVGQMFADQPKHDFIPFSDRLHIYRGLLGTFPDALNEYKNGVQKRKECEKLTAEQKMENSQLAEVNRRVDVMAYAMLAEMAHFRQERDTHLKDTLHNFIGAQIEFYKNIVRKLEQAQSNF